A window of Daucus carota subsp. sativus chromosome 2, DH1 v3.0, whole genome shotgun sequence genomic DNA:
ACCGCTCCACTTACCAAACGAGAgtgcaatttttaaaaatattcttcaaaataaatattgttcTATCTTCTTTCGTTAAGGTAGATATTGTCATATTGAGTTGCAATGCTCTCAGTTTTACTCTTAATCTTCGTAAAATCTATGCTACTGAAATATGTGACTCTGCATACCTGTTTCTGAAGCAGGTCCAAAACAGCGTCACTAAAGTCTGCACCTTCAATAAGAGCACCTCCGAGGTCACTACGAGTGAGAACAGATCTAACAAGTACCGCATCTTTTAGATTAGCTTCATTAAGAACCTGTAAATGTGTACATGAACAAGAAGTTTTATAGAAGTATAAATAGTATTTATATGCATGAAcagaaatatatcaaattaatgGTAAATAGCAGTACAACACTACAACGCAGATTCGTGATATGGGTACAACCCCCTCTATTCACAGAGAAAGTAGTCTTCTGACAGCATCGTTTAAGAATTAAGATCAAACACTGCTCTTAGAAAGTAACACAAGTACTCTGTCATGTACATAAAACATATGCTAGAATTTGCTGCAATTGAAATGATCGTGTGTCTACGGATCAGGTGTAGTCTTACCATGCGATCCATCAATGTATCACTCAAATCTGCACCTGTACAGCGACAACATGCACAAATTTagtctgtatattattttataaccaAATAAAATATGGGTCTGGGTCCCTGACAATCGGTTGTTGCAGCAATCTAGCggctattttttttatagctGAAAGACATAATACCTATTTTTTTATGTGAATGTAGGGGGCCACGTGGCTTATTTGTGCTTTAGACACCCGTTCTAGAGTTTCTTTTAGctataaaataaacgtgaaaaGATTGTTGCCAACAATCACTTGTCACTTGTCAGGGACCATCTCCCATGAAATATGTGACTTCAACCCAAATGGTATATATGCACGTTTTCCTATTCGTTATGGTTACAATGCTTATGATGGTGTGAAACTGAAAGGGAAGCCGAAGCTATTAGAAGATAGAACTTAGAAAGTGTGTTGTGTAACCGCTCATGATAGAGAGCGTGATACGGAACTGTAGGAGTTATGACCTATGTGTTTAAGCAGCATATGGTAAACAAAATGTGGTGTTCAATTAATCAATTCTCATGATGTCATGCCAGAATTGATGGAAATTTTGGTCATATCTAACCTGTAAAGTTGTCAAGAAGCAAGTCTCACCTAGTATCTAAAATGCGAAATCAATAGCAAAATTATGCTTTTATTTAGCAGGGAGTTTTTCGGATGAACAGAAAACGGCTTGACAGTCTGAATGAGGCAGATGTAATTGCTCAATGGAGTGCTCAAGTCATCTAGAGAGTTTAATACATAAGTTTAgttattttcaataaaatgtTTTATTCTGTCTTCTGGGAAAAGGATTTATGCAAGTAAGTTGTCCATGACTTATGAGAAAATTTCTAACTGATGTCAGAATATTAGAGACTTAGAGTACATATCTTTACTACTGAGGAACAAAGATGAGAAATTGCTCTGTCACTACAGAATAGAGTATTATAAAGATGAGGAATTGCTCTGTTGATTAGAACACCTTTGTGGGAAattctgactcaaattcctgcGGCTTGAAACAGATATTCCTCTCATGATGAAAAATTCtcagcttctttttttttaatgaaaaagaaTTCAAGTGATATATTCAAAGTTTATGGCAAAAGAAGCAGAACTGTTTAAAGAAATGCACGCATTCTCTGTTCCAGAAATTGAAGCCCAACCAATACAGGTAGAAATGCTAATTAGTCTTACAGAGGGTTCTGATACCTGAAATCCATTCACCGAAAATATACTGATGTCAGTTATTGCATAAAACCCTTCAGGTCATCTAAGCAATGAAATAATGTTCAGTAAGGGAACGGGCATCAAAGTCCAAGTCCTCAAAGAATAAGTGTCCACTAGAAAAGATGATAGATTTCGAGGGGGGTAGTCAAGAATGACATAAAACAGTAAGCGGTCAAGGTCTGAAAGAAAATTCGAATTTTGAATGAGAGGAGGTAAAAAAAGTTTGATGCTCTGCACACAAATTAAAGCAGTAAGGAGAACACTACAATTCATAATCTGGTATAGGTAATCTAACCGATGTAAAAATAGATTATTGCCGGTCAATATATCAAGATAGTTATTCTAGGTGTATCTGCTGATGTTCCAATTAAGAAGGGGAAATGAGGCATCTTCACTACACGAATACTAAAACTAAAGCAATTCTTTCTGGAGACATGTATGTGCAGGGTCGCTGCCTCCACCTATGTCGacataatgtatatattatttgtttttggaTAATGTTTACTCCCTCAGTTCAAGACTTcgcatttttaaatttatacaatactGAATTGAATCTTTACCGCTGAAATTTGCTTTATATGCAACAGCCTTTTCCATATATGCACCATTGAATGTTGATCCACTGAAATCTGATTCCCTCATATCAGCAGATGTAAAATTTGCTCTCCTGTTTCAGCAATTTAAATTTAGTATTATGACAAAGCAAGTCTAAGAAAACACGTGCTTTTCATATGTCAGTGCCCATgttatcagagtttgtaatGGTGAGATCATGACAATCAGTTTGGTTTACTATGCCTTTACCCTTGATGAAATTTCATATCTAAAACACCATCATAATCATTATGTTTTCGTCTTAAGCTTCCTGAAACATGTCTTAGGTATTACAGTGAAGCTGCAACACAGAAGTACAGATAGGCAGaacaataaatatataagttgCCTACAAAAATTCAAcacattaaaatttgattgtgAACTTCTATTTAAACACTAATCCAGTAAGAACTAGATTTTCAAACACGGAATTGCAGAAAGACATCGGATTTTTAGAACTTCCATTGGACAAGTGTAATGCTACCCATATCTCTTGTCGTCCTTGGAAAGCACCTAAATGGCGGAAGAATTATGATGACTGCAGAAAATAACTTCAACTCTTATATGACTGATGCATGATCGTGTTAAGTTACAAACTCATAATATCAAAAGGTTGAGGAcacaaattcaaattaaatcctCCGAAGCCACTATCCTCAACAATTCACACTAAAATTAAAAGTATGCTACCATATATCTACTCCTGAATTTCATATTCAGGgaaaattcatcgataaattcACAGAGTACTGATAATTTGTTGAAGAAATCGTGTTTTCTTAAGGAAACATCCAAAATACAATCCTTTTACATTTCTACTTCAATTTGCATTTGTTCACCTGAAATTTTCATTTGTGTGCACAGCCTTCCTGCATTAAAAAATTACGAATGGTCACCAGAAATTATTTCGGAATCACAAAACTATAGAAACCATACAACAGCAGACTTGAAGACACTATTTACCTGAGATCAGCAGAACCATATTGTGCAGCAGACCCTATCCCGAATTCCCCTCGTATATCAGCTTCAAACTTATTAAGATCTGCCAAAGCCGAAAAATCAGAGCTAAATGCAATCACAGCAGCCGCCAATGCAGTCGAAACCAGACCTCTCCATTTCTTTGGTtctgcacacacacaaacacaacttGTCAAAGCTTTAGTATAATTTGAAAAAGCTGATAAATACCCGTAAAGACCCTAATAGAATCTTATACTCTTCAACATAGATAACCAACATAGATaacgctctgataccatgtcaagTAACCATCTagtctaaaattttaagatgtcACATGAAAGTCCGCCGAAAATAaacaagtaaaataaaaaaaatgatgctGCAACATAGTAATATGATTTACCTGTTGCATGTTTTTGAGGTTGCAATTTGGAAAGTGCAGCAGTGGACTTGGAAAGTATAGTGCTAGACCTAGTATTATTAGAGCAACAAGAATAACAGCACGTAGGGTTGTTGTTTATGGGCTTGATCGGAAGAAGAGAGATTGAAGTGAGTGCCATTTTTAAAGGGTCTGTTGGATTTTGTTGAGTATATCTGAAATGGATAAAAGAGTGAAGATTCTGAGAGATGGTGGATGACTGGTCAGAATCAGCACACGCGCCCCCTCTTGTTCTGTCACCTTATACACccgtttttttaaaaattagtatgGATGATGGTttgacatttttaaaattattatttttttaatatatttatgttctaaattaaaatattgatcatatatttttattaaaaaaacattttgatacggtaaatataattaaaagtatatttcaaaaatcaaacaacTTATATTTGAAACAGATGCGATCTCCCTTCTTATTCCATCTCTCAACTCGGTCAAAATTACTTGTAAATTGTGTTTAAAATGACAATTACTTgtaaatgtattaaaatatatgattttagtcGAATATGGATCATGAATCATAATCATGTTCACATATATTATTagaattattttgttaaaaaataatatggagCATAATTTGTATGGGTATATGAGTAATTATATTCAAGATCGTATTAATGCGGTGAGTTTTGTCTTTTCATCATATTTAGATCGTTTATAAGATGTGACATATTTTTCAGTTAAATATAAGCCAAGATACAGATATATAAGTCGCCTAGGTataatgaatttttaaaatttcagtttaaatttatataatactacctccatcccaaattatatgtccccgttgactttgggcacgtaacgtTAGGTgtattgaccgtctacttccgaaatttatttttttattttttcttttataaatgaaaatttcatattttaatttttatttgaaaaaataaaattttaaaaataaatcacgtatctatgcggtcaatgaaccttaaattgtgtgcccaaagtcaacggggccatctaatttgggatggagggagtattacaaaatatttcaataaatgTGAATTATACACATACTTGCATGAATACCAAAAAGTTTTGGTCTCCAAAATCATCAACAAaagttctaaattaaaattaaagagTGCATTTGGATGAATTTATGTGATAAATTTGTGGCTGAACACTTGAACTTAGAAAAATAGTCGCACTTCTCACAAAATGTAGACGTAATGCACATAATAATAGTGTtgaaaaaaatatctcaaatatcAGTTATTAACGCCAGATAATATAGCATTTTCAATTTGAGAAAAATGATACATTATTTAGCGTTCTATAAATTAGATTAATGTAACATAACGCTACACTAGCTTTCGTTTTAATGGATTAGGGTTATGTAGGTTAGGTTAACgtgttaagtttttttttgataataggtTAACGTGTTAAGTTAACCCCATCAAATCGCGTAAAAGTTAATCTCATCGAAAAGCTACGCCATGTAACATTGTGTTAGCGTTAATCTAAGAGGACACTGCATAAACTAGTGTTGTGCTACCCTTGATATTTAATGCATTAATTATGGATATAGGGATAATGAGGGCAATATTAAGCTGTGAGTTGGGATGAATGCGGGTTGGGTCGGTCAGGTTAGAGCCGATAaaacgacccaacccaattagttcggtttttaaaaatcCAACCCGTTCATCGAAAAATATATGCCTAACTCAACTTTACCCTTTTTATATTGGGTTGGATTGGTTCGGGTTGGTTTGATcggtttaaaatttaatattatcatgTCAAAAAATTAAGGATTGGACTCGGGAAAAGTAATAAacaattaattgttttgtttgtgacatgataatataaaaaatttatattttaaaaataataataataatagatactCCTtctgtttcaatttacatgcacacttttaagaaagaaatttgtttcaaattagttgtccacttcaactttcatatTTGCAAAATCAactctacttcacatatctaTTATCCAAATTTCCTAAATCAATCTCATTCCACATATTATGGGCATAATGAGTCAGGAAAAAAAGCTAACAGATGCACTAAAAAAAGCTAGCAtgaattaaacaaatattatttagcaaaacaaattaaaatactgAAATACAATCAAATGAGACTGCACAAAGAAATTTGCATGCACtatattgtactccctccgtcccagccaattctttacgtttggtttgggcacagAGGTTAAGAAAATTATGTATAAATGAGTGGAAAATGGAAAGAAAAATGTgtgaagtggtgggatccattgatttttaatgtataaaaaaggggttaaatggcgttttggtcactcaactgaccggatacttgcaattgggtcatccaactcaaaaagctgtcagtcacatcattatactcttaaaaattttcactcaggtcactggccgttacactccgttaaaaatttgacggaaagctgactaagcgtcgtgactaggggtggcaatcgtttcgtttcgtatactttcgtttcgtgtattttcgtgtttcgtgtactcgaaggtgaaacccgtatccgtccgttattaatttcgtgtacctaatttgaaacccgtatccgtttcaaatcgtttcgtgtatatttcgtgtacttttcgtgtatattatatataaaaatattaatatatcttttaatcaaaaaatggatttaatatatattttcctttataaatttattaaaagtgaatgatatatattatacttgtatacaattctttataaatttgttaatgtatccacaatatatatccacacatacatataaatgtatatactttatactcaattatataattaatatatcattacatatatataataaatataatctacaaatatttcgtgcactttcgtgtatttcgtgtaccccaaatgaaaacccatatccgacacgaaatctatcgtgtaatttcgtgttcgtgtactttcgtgtttcgtgtatcgaaaatcaaaacccgtatccatttttttcatgtcgtttcgtttcgtgttagcgtgttacgtgtcaaattgccaggcctagtcgtgacttggcttaaaAATAAACATTGTGGCATGTACAGTTAGCTGaagtggcattttggtcactcaactgactacaaacttgcaatcgggtcatcaaactcagaaaaactttcatttaggtcacttatcataatatctgttaaaaattgaaaaacaaaagaattaaaagttatcatgcagcacctttttttctctcttgaaaatttcgaaacttattaacaaatgaaacaaatacacacacataaaatcaatagcTTCACCCAGAAAAACTTAATCTGTGTTTATCTCGTATCGTTGTATATATCTTGAggccattttggaaaaactcaTTAAATTTTTGATGGACTTTTCCACGATGACcaaaagatattataaaatgaCAATAGTGTGAAAGGGAGTAAAGGGAGTGtgaaaagaaaggaaaaagttgggaagtggtgggacccatcgactatttttggtaagatttgaaatgtaaagaattggatgggacatccataaaaggaaactgtaaagaatttGATGCGacaaaaactaatttatttgttttatatataaaccGGTTGGGTTGGTTAAGAGTTATAATATGTTAAACCCTGACTCAATCCAATTTATTCgggttttttgaaaatgaacccATTTAATTATCGGTTTTAGACGGTTCGATTTAATCGGTTCAAAAAAGGGTTGGTTTGGGTCGGGTTTCGTGGGTTGGGTCGGTTATGTTCACCCCTAGCTGGGAGCTTTAGGTCCACACAAACAGCCTGTCCAACCAAATATTGTTGAAGTACGATGGGCTTTTCGTTTACTGCTTCTGGTTTATTGCTTGGGCTGGGCTTATCTACAGTATCAAGTCGTAAGCTCAATAAACAAGTGGGCTGGGTTTTTGTCTATGCTCAGAGAAGGTTTCATTTCTACGAGGATACAGCAGAGAGAATTGATTGAATTTTTGTTTGATCAGGTTTCTTCTGTAAGTTAATATTCAAAAGTAGGTTTtgcaatttcttaaaaaatttagtCACGCAATATGTTCTAAATAATCTAGAATTATGTAAAATTGTAAATCTTCTTTTATATCAAAGGGAGAAATCAATTTTTTCCTGAATATTTTTTAAAGGAAATTTCTTCACTCAAAAAGAAAATTCACAATATGAacgatatattatataatagatTTTTCTGTAAGTGTAAGattgttttgtaatattatatttatttcaaatgatATGAATTGGATTTTTCATATTCTTATATTTATACTACAACCCAAGTAAGCTGAAATTCTAttaaattcattttcttttgattATTCTAACGTATCATTTAGGGATGAACATTAATCCCGACCCGCCCgatcccgacccgatccccgtACCGAATGGTGcggggattcggggattttttcgggtacgggccggggatcgggtcgggtacGGTTTTTCACATTCCCACGGCCCGATCCCCGAACCCCGACCCGATTTTCCCCGATTGTCGACCCGATCCCCGAACCCCGACCCGATTTTCCCCGATTGTcgacccgatccccgacccgattattatattatatatataatataaatatatacatatatattataatcatttattaacatgtATAAACCTCTTTAGGTCAACTTCAGTCATGAATTTTCACatttttataatcatatattaacatgtttatatacctctttaatataattaaatttattgaaataaattttaatatttatttctattaatataagtcttaaaactaaaaaggtcataattaaatcattgaagatcTGTTTTCTAAAATGATTAggtattaattagacatattagaAACTAATcgtaattatgaatttaagtatttaaatataaattttagcttaaattaaaaatcccCGAATCACCGCCGGTATCCCCGAATCCCgatcgggccggggatggggattgaaaaataatccccgatggggatcgggccggggatggggattGAGTTTGGATTCGGGAATCGGGGCCGGGTATAGCAATCCCCGACCCGAAGGGGCCCGATGCCCATCCCTAGTATCATTCGATCAAATTCTTaatggagggagtacaaacTCCAGGATTTAGTAAGATCGGATTAGCAATTGTTTAATATCACACTAACATTGCACAACATCTCTAATTCCCATCTATCTACACAACTCCCCTTAATTATGAACACGGATTCAATAGATTTAAGTTGGTGTTCGTAACAGTGAGATGTTGCGCTCCTCATTCGACACTCTTCCGATCGGGACGGATCTCTACGGGACATGTGCCCCCTAaaaaatttttttacattttttttatcattctaaattttacaaaatttcagAAGTGCCCCCCTTAatcaaaatctaaaaatatataggtattTTCGAAAATTTGTTTGGGCCCCTATTATTTCGTTTGTAGATCCGCTCCTGCTTCCAATAGTACCTGTTGGAAACTATTGACAATTATATAGTCTATccaaaattttaagattttaaaaaaatgtccaAATAAATTTTAGGTTATATTACAACATTTTCCTCATTCGATGAAGAGTGGATATTGTGATAATATTTGAGATGATGGAGAGTCGAACTTAATATGTGCGCAAACCTGAATTGTTAATTATACTATGAGAAAAAGTCCATCTAATATGTCAAGATTTTAAAGAAAGATCTCAGATGAATCTTATTCTATATTTCAATAACGACAACATACAAGAAAATTAGGATTACACATCAGTTTCTTCATTCTTCTGCATATCTCTAATTTCCCAAAACTACACTAATAATACACATCAgtgtaattttatgtatatatcaACGTTATTACAAGGGGCGGCATATGTTCTATGTTGATTGTAGGGTATGATATGGAGCAGAACATACAGTCTAAGTCCTACCTAAGTCCTAGACCTCACTCAAAAACTTTGTACCTTGGTATGTATAGGCTTAGATGCAGCTAGCTAGTAGTTTTCAAATCTATACATACACACAGTGCTAATATGGCATTCGCAGGCTTTTCTGCATGCAGCACTGAGATACAGCTTTTGCACTATACCTTTCAGCCTTTCTTACATGTATGTTTATATGTACACTCATCAGTCAAATGCATGGAATGATATGaagtagatgataaatttttgtcGCACTGCGTGGTCATAGATAGTAGCACAAAatctaattcaaattttaaggaTCGCTTATTTTATTCTCTACTATTTCAGGATTCTAGTTCTTCGCGATTTATACTAAATCTTTTTTTCGTTTTGATAAGACTCGTTTTGACTTTTACACCtaatttgatatgtaaaaaggacatatttttatatattaatttttaaattttcttttcctaaataaaaatatatagatgttaaactcttatttagaaaaaaaaatataatatgtttaaagtatattttttttacagctCAAAATACGTGTAATAAATCAAAACGACAGTTATTGTTATGAAACAGAGGAAGTATATTATTGCGAGTGGATTGTATATGAATAATCTTTTTGGTTGCATGAGTATTTCCAAGGCCCTCTCTAAATgctcttaacttcaaatttaaagagtaATAGACTCTTAAATAGACTCCTAACTCAAGATATAAAGTGTACGATCAAAAATTGAGCTCGAAGAGGCTCTTAAAAAGTTTAAAAGCTTCTTCTCTCTCCTCTATTTTAGAAGTCATGGAGTGGCTTTTAACttgttttgaataataaaaaattcattccctccactacataaatttgaatctTTGACATAGTGGGTTTAGATATGAATAAGATATACGATAGTGAGAGAATAtggagagtattgttggagttgtcacTTTTAAAATTACCATGTATTACTGAGagccatattttttatattatatttaagagcctAGCAAGAGACTCTTaatcttggagatgctctacgATAAAAATTAGAACTCCAAAAGGCTACTTGAAACTCCTTAAAAATTTAAGCGCTCATCATCACTCCTCTCTTGTAAAGAGCATCTGGTAACTcttaacttttatttataaatataatactccTTCTGTTCTTGAATATCTGTCTTTTGATTTTTTagcacacattttaaggtgtTTTGACCACACAGCTAAAGATGtgattttcaaatatttctttttgtgaataaaagtattaatataatatttttattctaaaaaagaaaatttcaaaaataatactccctttgtcccattttaactgatgtttgactttttaacacgtatattgaggtgtaaaaaaataatatctacactcaataaaaaatttcaattcttatatcaaataaaagtttagactctaaacttttatttgatataaattttataaaaaatagtcatgtttagatgtaatttttttaacatcttaaaatacgtgtaaaaaagtcaaaagcagttaaaatgggacggagggagtatatttttaactatatagTCAAAACACTTTAacatgcgtgccaaaaagtcaaaaggcCGATGTttaaacggagggagtattagttcCCCTCCAATTTTAGCTCCAACATGtctctctttttactttttcttctcatttatatgaataaaatatgaataaagagcAAATATAAAGAAGAGTAGGGGAGTTGTCATCTTTTTCAATGTTCAACTCACTAGGagctaatattatattttaaagagtgaTTTAAGAGTCCCgttagagatgctctaagatcTTATTGCCACAAGTTCGTATTTTTTAAGTGCCTGTTTGGCTATTGCCACTGGCTTCTTTTGATAACAAGctgacttctacttttcttaatccatttgtgtaaaaagcaaaagcacttataaaaatgTGAGAATGTTAACTTTTATTTCAGGATTTATACTTCTTtctcaaacaatttaatcactATATACTTCGTCACTTTTAACCcacttctataaaaaaaaaacatttttttaagtttaaccAAATAAGTCCACTCTCGGAGCCTTAAAAATAAACGGAACTGAATGAGatgaaaattctgaaaaataaagTCAACTGTCTACCGCATAATCAACATGTGCTTGCCTGCGTACAATAATTTGTCGACTTGCAGCttaatatcttatttttgtCTCCGAAAACCCTATTCAGCACAGACAATTTTGTCTTTCTTATAAAAGCAGCCTTCTGGCTCTTCACATTTGTGACCACCCTTAAGGTGCTGCTACAAAATTCGAGATCCAATTTTGCT
This region includes:
- the LOC108207075 gene encoding thylakoid lumenal protein TL20.3, chloroplastic, with translation MALTSISLLPIKPINNNPTCCYSCCSNNTRSSTILSKSTAALSKLQPQKHATEPKKWRGLVSTALAAAVIAFSSDFSALADLNKFEADIRGEFGIGSAAQYGSADLRKAVHTNENFRRANFTSADMRESDFSGSTFNGAYMEKAVAYKANFSGADLSDTLMDRMVLNEANLKDAVLVRSVLTRSDLGGALIEGADFSDAVLDLLQKQALCKYASGTNPTTGVSTRTSLGCGNSRRNAYGTPSSPLLSAPAPKLLDRDGFCDPASGLCDAK